The Verrucomicrobiota bacterium genomic sequence TTTGAAATTCTAATGGCCAATTGCCCTTCCCTGTTAATTCCAGAGTCCATGTAACAGGATCTCCTTCCTTCACATTTTTTGGGAGTACCTTAGATGTCAGCCTAAAGTCTCCGATAGCTCCAGAGAACTTGCCTGTGTCATCAGGAGGTAAGGGCCTTACTTCCATAGTGATAGGTTCCGTGGGAACACTTACAACATCCTTCACAAAATTTCTGAAGAAATCTCTCCTGCTAGTCCGTATTTCAACATCTAACTGTGCCCAAGGAAGCTGGTAAACTCCTGTATCAGGAAATAATGCCTCCTTCCCGAAAGTGTATAAACTACGCCTATTGCCCACAGCCTGTACTTTGGGCTCTTGCGGCCAGGGATCTGAAATGACACGGTCTTCTTCCCATTGAACATATCCGTAGCGGGAAACGAGATTTTGAACGGCTGTTAATTCATACTTTAACTCAAAGACCTGTCCCACATAGACAGATTCTGGAGAGGCCACTAGTTCTGCTTGTATAGAACTTTGTTGTTTGCTAGACCTTGCTTGCCTTTCCGAAACGGTAAACCTAATGGAAGGAACCTTTACAGCTCCCTTATTGGTCATCACTTCTAAATCTGGTAACACATATTCACCTGCCTTGGAGGCCATGACTGCATAGGAAAGTGTTACATTGTTGACAACCGTCGAAAAATTAACGATTTGCGTTTGTCTACTAACAGATGGAGTATCAGAAATTACTAAATGCTCTACGTTGGGCAATGTGGGGGTTCCTTCGGGAGAACACCCATCATAAACTAACTGGAGAATTTCTTTATTCCCACGAACAAACCCGGCATCAGGAATTTTCCAGGTAACGGTTTGAGCATCTGCTACCGATAAGCAGGCAATGAAGCTAACCCCCCATAATAATCTTGTGCTTAGAAGCGGCCCGATGAATGTGGATGACTGAGTTATGGCTAATGTTAGTTTCTCACATAGCTGGTGCAATAAAACCGTCTTCATCTCAATACACCAACGCAACATAGCACAATGAGGAGCTATAGGAATCGTGCCCCTGTGAAGTGCTTTAGGGTGCGCCCCCTGAATGCATTGCTGACTCCTCAAATATTTCATCCAATATGACTCCTTTTCATCTCGTTCAGCTTCTATGGTATCATCCGGGCTTTATAGACTGCTGTTGATTTTTTGCTACCAGTCCTTCTTCTTCTTTTGTGCTGGAGACTTGGTCTCTAAACCCTCGCGCTCATTCATTCTCTGGAACAAAACTGCTGGCTTATCTTTCTGCTGAATGCGATTTAATATCCTTGAAATGTTAGCAGGCAAAATGGGCCTCTGCTCCTTAGCCTCATTATCCTGGTTAGTTTCATCCCCATCCTGACTTTGAGACATTTGGGGCCGATTCTCTTGTTCATTGCTTTGCTCAGAATTACTTTCATTTTGGGCCTGGCGCTGCTTGTTTTGCTCCTGCTTTTGCTCTTCATTTCTGGCGCCTTGTTCTTGCGGCTGTTGTTCATCTGGCTCTTCACCATTTTCTTGGTTCCTCTGCGGTTCAGGATTTTGATTTTGCTGTTGTTCGCCATTGGTTTGGCTCTCTTGATTTTGGTCTTGCTCTTGGTTTTGTTGAGGATCTTGTTGTTGGTTCTGACTATCATTCGAGCTATCTTCTGATTGATTTTCTTCCTGCTGCTCGGAATTTTGGTCTTTTTGTTGTTGCTCTTGTTCTTGTTGGTTAAGCAGATCACGTAATTGACTTTCTAATGTATCCCAATCTGCGGCTTTAGAGTCTGTAGAACGACCTTCCGAAACTGCTTTAAGTCCATCCTCTATCACGGCAGGGTTGCCGCCCTGCATAGCTTGCCCATAGCTTAAAGTAGCTTGTGCCATGTGCGCCCAATCTTTGCCCAATGGCTTATCTTGCTGAAATAGATGGGTGACTGCATGACGCAATTGCTCTGAGGCTTGTGCTTGTTGCGGGTCGGCTTGCCTCTCATTTGCTGCGGGTATCAATTGCTCTAAAGGCTGTCCCCCTCCACTCAATTGAGCAAATCCTATTACAGGCAAGTACCCCAACAACACGACTAAAGTGACAACCTGTAAATCTTTCTCCATTAATTTACGTTTCATTTTCTCGGAGTTGCTTGGATACTTGGGAAACTCGAACAACAAGCTCATAAGAAGCAACACAACTCCAGGTGCTAGGAAGTATTGAAATCTCTCTATCATACTGGCAGTTCTTTTTTCTTCAGCAGCAAATTTTTTTCCTTTAGCGATGAGTGCTTTCACCTCATCATGAATATCCACCCATCGATCAGCTCTTTTGTAAATGCCACCAGATTCTTCTGCCATATCCATTAATACCCTTTCCTCTAATTTAGATAAGATGACTTGTCCGCTTTCATCCTTTTGGACGCCACCATCTTCCAAATGAATCACCCCTCCTTTTAATGTGCCTATGCCTAACGTAATGATACGAATGCCGTAGTATTTGATAGTCTCCATCACTGAGGCCCAGTCATCGCTTAGATTTTCACCATCGCTTAAGACAATAAGGTAGCGATCAGCGGGCACATCCACACTAAAGCCGCGCGTTGCTTCCATTAGCATCGCTTCATAATCCGTTCCCCCCTCCGGCAAGAAACTGGGAGAGAGGGTGGGTACTATTTCTCTGAGGATTTCATAATCACCACTTAGGGGGCTTTGAACGAAGGCCGTTCCAGCAAAAACGAGTAAGCCGACTCGCTCACCTTGCAGAGCTCCAAATAGTTCCTGAACCATCAGCTTCGCTCTATCTAAGCGGCTTGGCGTGACATCCTGAGCTAGCATACTTTTTGACAAGTCCATGGCAATCATGACATCGCGCGCAGGCTGGTAGGAAATTTGCTCTTCCTCGCCCCACTTGGGCCTGGCCAAAGCCAGCACAAGTAAGATCAGGCCCAGGCACATCAGAAAATAGTAACGCTGGAGAGACCTTCGCTTACCTACTTTTTTCCTGGCGGATCCTACTACCGCATGTTCTATATTTTGCCAACGCTTGACTTGTTCTTTTACTCTGACCAACCATATAAAAATGGCAAAGAAGAATAAAATGAAAGGGACGCCCACTAAAGCCCATGGATACTCAAATTCCATTTATTGCCCTTCTAGTATGATTGGAAATGAGACTGATGGAAGTAAAGGTCAGTAAACTCATAAGTGCTAGTATAGCGCCAGGCACGGCAAACCAATAATAGTGCTCCTGCTTCTTCAAACGTGTTTGCTTTTCAAACTCAATCTTTTGAGATTTATCAATTGCAGCAAAAGCTCGCTCCGTAGCATTTGTATCTCGCGCTCTAAAATACTGCCCTCCCGTTTCCTTTGCGATCATTTTTAAGGTTTTTTCATCCAAAGGGAAACGTCTTCTTTCCGTTCCAATTCTCTGTCCACTGTTAGGATCAAAGGCAGGAAAAGGAACCACTCCTTGGGTGCCTACGCCTATCGTATAGACAGGTATCCCCATATCTTTAGCTACCTTGGCAGAATCCTCGGGTTTCAAAGCGCCTATAGTCTGTGCGCCATCAGTAAGTAATACCGCAAAAGCACCAATACGTTCTGCACTATCATCTCGTCTGCTTAATTCTAGCCTGCTAAGCGCCAGTGCCAATCCATCTCCAATGGCAGTTCCTTGTTCTACTAGATCTGTCTCTAGCCTATCCGCCTGCTTCTTTAGCCAGTTACGATCAAAGGTTAGAGGCGCCATAGTATAAGCCCTGCCTCCAAATACTACCAAACCGATACGGTCTCCTTTCCGCTCACGGATAAATTTTTGAATAATCGGCCTGACGGCATTCAACCTGTTAAGTCGAACCCCTCCCTTTTGAAAATCTTCTGCTAACATACTGGGAGAAAGGTCAATCGCCAGAACAATATCATAACCCTCCTGTTTGACCTCGACTTTCTCTTCCACCTTTTGAGGACGTGCTAAGGCCAATACACAAAAAACAATAGCCATATAAATTAAGGCAACTGGCAGACGCGTTTGTTTCATCCAGCTTGGTTTATGCCATTCTGCGGAGCTGGGAATGATCAGTACTTCAGAGCCACCGCGCGACCTCAGCCACCAAATCAAAGGTAACAGCAGAAGTAATCCAAACCACTCAGGGTTTCCAAATATCCAGTTATTTATCATTTAAGCGCCCCCTACAATCCATTCTAATGGGTAATTAGTTTCATCCTAGCTCGGAAAAAATTCAACATGGCCTCTAGTACAGACTCTTCGGTTAATACCGCGCATCTGCTAAGTGGATCAGGAAACAATTCTTTGAAAAAATTCTCTCTATGTTGGCACCAAGCGGCGTGTTCGGCTCGGTTCTCATTATCTTCCGTATCTAAATAAACTAGTTCAGCAGACAAGGGATCATAGGCAGTTACAGTCCCAACATGCGGCAACTCTCTCTCCCAGGGATCATCGACTCGGAACCCTAACAATTGAAAGCGCTGCTTCAGAATCTGCCAGCCTTCTGGGTTACCTTTTGGAGTAAAATCCGAGAGCCAGAGTAATAGGGTATGTTTAGGAAGGGTATGAGAAAGCTCTTTCCAGGGAACTTGAAGGCTGGGTGATTCGTGGAAGAGTTTGGGCTTCGTTCCAGCCATTAATCCCGCCATTGCATGCATAATAGCTCTTCGCCCCCGAACGGGCTCGCGCATGGAATACCCTTCAGGAGTGGCATGCACAATCCCAAGCCTATCACGATTAGCTGCACACAGAAGACCCAGTAATCCCGCAATCTCCAGAAGTGCTTCACGCTTCGTCTTACCCCCTGAGCCAAATTGCAAAGAAACCGCGTCTTCTATTACCAAGACCATAGTCATCTCTCGCTCTTCGATGTACTTTTTACGGTATGGTTCTCCTAAGCGAGCGGT encodes the following:
- a CDS encoding VWA domain-containing protein, giving the protein MEFEYPWALVGVPFILFFFAIFIWLVRVKEQVKRWQNIEHAVVGSARKKVGKRRSLQRYYFLMCLGLILLVLALARPKWGEEEQISYQPARDVMIAMDLSKSMLAQDVTPSRLDRAKLMVQELFGALQGERVGLLVFAGTAFVQSPLSGDYEILREIVPTLSPSFLPEGGTDYEAMLMEATRGFSVDVPADRYLIVLSDGENLSDDWASVMETIKYYGIRIITLGIGTLKGGVIHLEDGGVQKDESGQVILSKLEERVLMDMAEESGGIYKRADRWVDIHDEVKALIAKGKKFAAEEKRTASMIERFQYFLAPGVVLLLMSLLFEFPKYPSNSEKMKRKLMEKDLQVVTLVVLLGYLPVIGFAQLSGGGQPLEQLIPAANERQADPQQAQASEQLRHAVTHLFQQDKPLGKDWAHMAQATLSYGQAMQGGNPAVIEDGLKAVSEGRSTDSKAADWDTLESQLRDLLNQQEQEQQQKDQNSEQQEENQSEDSSNDSQNQQQDPQQNQEQDQNQESQTNGEQQQNQNPEPQRNQENGEEPDEQQPQEQGARNEEQKQEQNKQRQAQNESNSEQSNEQENRPQMSQSQDGDETNQDNEAKEQRPILPANISRILNRIQQKDKPAVLFQRMNEREGLETKSPAQKKKKDW
- a CDS encoding VWA domain-containing protein, giving the protein MINNWIFGNPEWFGLLLLLPLIWWLRSRGGSEVLIIPSSAEWHKPSWMKQTRLPVALIYMAIVFCVLALARPQKVEEKVEVKQEGYDIVLAIDLSPSMLAEDFQKGGVRLNRLNAVRPIIQKFIRERKGDRIGLVVFGGRAYTMAPLTFDRNWLKKQADRLETDLVEQGTAIGDGLALALSRLELSRRDDSAERIGAFAVLLTDGAQTIGALKPEDSAKVAKDMGIPVYTIGVGTQGVVPFPAFDPNSGQRIGTERRRFPLDEKTLKMIAKETGGQYFRARDTNATERAFAAIDKSQKIEFEKQTRLKKQEHYYWFAVPGAILALMSLLTFTSISLISNHTRRAINGI
- a CDS encoding DUF58 domain-containing protein, which produces MAISMSEDIEKKHDALALLRKLEWRVRDSADSVLGGDYRSAFRGRGREFDQVVRYEWGDDVRDIDWNVTARLGEPYRKKYIEEREMTMVLVIEDAVSLQFGSGGKTKREALLEIAGLLGLLCAANRDRLGIVHATPEGYSMREPVRGRRAIMHAMAGLMAGTKPKLFHESPSLQVPWKELSHTLPKHTLLLWLSDFTPKGNPEGWQILKQRFQLLGFRVDDPWERELPHVGTVTAYDPLSAELVYLDTEDNENRAEHAAWCQHRENFFKELFPDPLSRCAVLTEESVLEAMLNFFRARMKLITH